One part of the Streptomyces ferrugineus genome encodes these proteins:
- a CDS encoding aminotransferase class I/II-fold pyridoxal phosphate-dependent enzyme yields the protein MTNATGDTRHGEVVHRQIVDIVASRTLYDESYLLPDSHFEADLGIDSVILESILASVNEHFTLSPPLAAGPATIRELVDAVEQALGGDVGPVGHPADAGENGDAVLETVVAAAQRHTQYQRHQLPVDADFESELGIDSVVLASIVADAARELGLGDGLVDPAGVTSLRALAAGLRSARESTGAADRAPSVDPDVPALPEEGDAPAEDDPEWDGRSMKDFVEERSRDLFAKARSFGTYLRRREADQLYWYGMPLRSRCGNRAVIFDELAGREREFLMFASNNYLGLANHPKVIEAVCDATRTYGATHTGSRFIGGTNVLHKELERRLAAFKQRPACIVYPGGYAANLGAISALVKSYDTLVVDRLNHMSIVDGARLSGGIRKIYQHNDMADLERILKRADDRSGGRLIVADGVFSMHGDICDLPEIVRLAKEYDARVMIDDAHATGVLGERGSGTTEHFGLKGEVDLELGTMSKTLAGMGGFVVGEEEVVEYLRFYSNSYVFAANIPAGVAAGLIASIDVIESEPERITRLWSNIRLLHGQLADAGFDLENTRSAILPIVIGDERKAMEMGRAVRARGLYCQTVVFPGVPLGDARLRVSVTSEHTREDLENAAGIFVEAAREVGVLPSAA from the coding sequence ATGACGAACGCCACGGGGGACACCCGGCACGGGGAAGTCGTCCACCGGCAGATCGTGGACATCGTCGCCTCCCGCACGCTGTACGACGAGTCCTACCTCCTGCCCGACAGCCATTTCGAGGCGGATCTCGGGATCGACTCGGTGATCCTCGAATCCATCCTGGCGTCGGTCAACGAGCACTTCACCCTGAGCCCACCGCTGGCCGCGGGTCCCGCGACGATCCGAGAGCTCGTCGACGCCGTCGAACAGGCGCTGGGCGGCGATGTCGGACCCGTCGGACACCCTGCCGACGCGGGCGAGAACGGCGACGCGGTGCTGGAGACGGTCGTCGCCGCGGCACAGCGGCACACCCAGTACCAGCGTCACCAGCTGCCCGTCGACGCCGACTTCGAGAGCGAGCTCGGCATCGACTCCGTCGTCCTCGCCTCGATCGTCGCCGACGCCGCACGCGAACTCGGCCTCGGTGACGGCCTGGTGGACCCGGCCGGTGTGACGTCCCTGCGCGCACTCGCGGCCGGGCTGCGCTCCGCGCGTGAGAGCACCGGTGCCGCGGACCGGGCGCCGTCCGTCGATCCCGACGTGCCCGCCCTGCCGGAGGAGGGCGACGCACCCGCCGAGGACGACCCCGAGTGGGACGGCCGCTCCATGAAGGACTTCGTGGAGGAGCGCAGCCGGGACCTGTTCGCCAAGGCCCGCAGCTTCGGCACGTACCTGCGGCGGCGCGAGGCCGACCAGCTCTACTGGTACGGGATGCCGCTGCGGTCCCGGTGCGGCAACCGGGCTGTCATCTTCGACGAACTCGCCGGTCGTGAACGCGAGTTCCTCATGTTCGCCTCCAACAACTACCTCGGCCTCGCCAACCACCCCAAGGTGATCGAGGCGGTCTGCGACGCCACCCGCACCTATGGCGCGACCCACACGGGCTCACGCTTCATCGGCGGCACCAACGTTCTCCACAAGGAGCTGGAACGCCGGCTCGCGGCCTTCAAGCAGCGCCCGGCCTGCATCGTCTATCCCGGCGGCTACGCCGCGAACCTGGGTGCGATCTCCGCGCTCGTCAAGAGCTACGACACCCTCGTGGTCGACCGGCTCAATCACATGAGCATCGTCGACGGCGCCCGGCTCTCGGGCGGCATCCGCAAGATCTACCAGCACAACGACATGGCGGACCTGGAGCGGATCCTCAAGCGTGCCGACGACCGGTCCGGGGGCCGGCTGATCGTGGCCGACGGCGTGTTCAGCATGCACGGTGACATCTGCGACCTGCCCGAGATCGTCCGCCTGGCCAAGGAGTACGACGCCAGGGTCATGATCGACGACGCCCACGCCACCGGCGTTCTGGGCGAGCGGGGCTCCGGCACGACCGAGCACTTCGGCCTCAAGGGCGAGGTCGACCTCGAACTCGGCACGATGAGCAAGACGCTGGCGGGCATGGGCGGCTTCGTCGTCGGCGAGGAGGAGGTCGTCGAGTACCTGCGCTTCTACTCGAACTCGTACGTGTTCGCCGCCAACATCCCGGCCGGAGTGGCCGCGGGACTGATCGCGTCGATCGACGTCATCGAGTCGGAGCCCGAGCGGATCACCCGCCTGTGGTCCAACATCCGCCTGCTGCACGGCCAGTTGGCCGACGCGGGCTTCGACCTGGAGAACACGCGCAGCGCCATCCTGCCCATCGTCATCGGCGACGAGCGCAAGGCCATGGAGATGGGACGCGCGGTGCGGGCCCGCGGACTGTACTGCCAGACGGTGGTCTTCCCGGGAGTGCCGCTCGGCGACGCCCGACTGCGGGTCAGCGTCACCTCCGAGCACACGCGGGAGGACCTGGAGAACGCCGCGGGGATCTTCGTCGAGGCGGCCCGCGAGGTCGGTGTGCTGCCCTCGGCGGCGTGA
- a CDS encoding acyl carrier protein, translating to MSTQQSIIDHIAEVWLDGDADGLDAQVPLAELNIIDSAEIFDLVHYLQDRFRITVPLREVSAANFRTVDAIASLVERLRREGEVVR from the coding sequence ATGAGCACCCAGCAGTCAATCATCGACCACATCGCCGAGGTCTGGCTCGACGGCGACGCCGACGGGCTCGACGCGCAGGTCCCGCTCGCCGAACTCAACATCATCGACTCGGCGGAGATCTTCGATCTCGTGCACTACCTGCAGGACCGCTTCCGGATCACCGTTCCGCTGCGGGAGGTCTCCGCGGCGAACTTCCGGACCGTCGACGCGATCGCGTCGCTCGTCGAACGGCTCCGGCGTGAGGGGGAGGTCGTCCGATGA
- a CDS encoding acyl carrier protein — protein MSAMYGRLVGLLVDRFEVNRAEIGPDTTFEDLDMDSLFLVELLLVIQSEFGVHIDDDAASPGDTISQVADLLERHTTSPASS, from the coding sequence ATGAGTGCGATGTACGGCAGGCTGGTCGGCCTTCTCGTCGACCGTTTCGAGGTGAACCGCGCCGAGATCGGCCCGGACACCACGTTCGAGGACCTCGACATGGACTCCCTGTTCCTGGTGGAACTGCTCCTGGTGATCCAGTCGGAGTTCGGCGTGCACATCGACGACGACGCCGCCTCGCCCGGCGACACGATCAGCCAGGTCGCCGATCTGCTGGAACGGCACACCACCTCCCCGGCCTCGTCATGA
- a CDS encoding beta-ketoacyl-ACP synthase III has translation MNRAAVMAGVGSCLPSRVVSNDELATRLDTSDAWIRSRTGIEQRHFAAPGTATSDLAVGAGAKALKSSGEPTVDAVIVATTTPDRPCPATAPVVAARLGMTGTAAYDVSAVCTGFVYGLATAAGLILAEVADRVLVIGAETFSTLLDPDDRSTSVIFGDGAGAVVLRSGTGTEPGALGPFDLGSDGEGEALITVPAGGSRQRLSGVAPRPGEAYFAMSGKDVFRHAVRRMTGSAKAVLDRAGWNAGDVDHLVSHQANLRITHHVAEGIGLPRERCFNNIAEVGNTAAASIPLALDQAHTRGVLRPAQRVLLTAFGGGLTWGSTVLTWPQLDRS, from the coding sequence GTGAACCGGGCTGCGGTGATGGCCGGCGTCGGCAGCTGTCTGCCGAGCCGGGTCGTGTCCAACGACGAGCTGGCCACCCGGCTGGACACCTCCGACGCGTGGATACGGTCGCGGACCGGCATCGAACAGCGCCACTTCGCGGCGCCGGGCACGGCGACCTCGGACCTCGCCGTCGGTGCGGGCGCGAAGGCCCTCAAGAGCTCGGGCGAGCCCACCGTGGACGCCGTCATCGTGGCCACGACCACGCCGGACCGCCCCTGTCCGGCGACCGCTCCGGTCGTGGCCGCCCGCCTGGGCATGACGGGGACGGCCGCCTACGACGTGTCCGCCGTGTGCACGGGCTTCGTGTACGGGCTGGCGACCGCGGCGGGCCTGATCCTCGCGGAGGTGGCCGACCGGGTCCTGGTGATCGGGGCGGAGACCTTCTCGACCCTTCTCGACCCGGACGACCGGTCCACCTCCGTGATCTTCGGCGACGGAGCCGGCGCCGTGGTCCTGCGCTCCGGCACCGGCACCGAGCCCGGCGCGCTCGGACCGTTCGACCTGGGGAGCGACGGAGAGGGCGAGGCCCTCATCACCGTGCCCGCGGGCGGCTCGCGGCAGCGCCTCTCCGGGGTGGCACCGCGCCCGGGCGAGGCGTACTTCGCCATGTCGGGCAAGGACGTGTTCCGTCACGCGGTACGACGTATGACCGGGTCGGCGAAGGCCGTGCTCGACCGAGCGGGCTGGAACGCCGGGGACGTCGACCACCTGGTGAGCCATCAGGCCAACCTCCGGATCACCCACCACGTCGCGGAGGGGATCGGGCTGCCCAGGGAACGGTGCTTCAACAACATCGCCGAGGTGGGGAACACGGCGGCCGCGTCCATCCCCCTCGCGCTCGACCAGGCGCACACCCGGGGGGTGCTGCGGCCGGCGCAGCGGGTGCTGCTCACCGCGTTCGGCGGCGGGCTGACCTGGGGGTCGACGGTGTTGACCTGGCCGCAGCTGGACCGGTCCTGA
- a CDS encoding beta-ketoacyl-[acyl-carrier-protein] synthase family protein — protein MTARTPPATAVTGIGLVTAAGIGTDATWQGVCAGRSAAARNPLLAGLSVDISCTVPGFSPREHVGRRSSLTQDRFIQLSIAAAREAVADSGLDPTTWDGARVGVVVGCGLGGVATWETQHRRMLEQGPQAVSALLIPMLVPNMVAGHLAMDLRATGPNLVTATACASGATAIGAALQLLRDGSCDIVIAGGGEAGVSPLMVTGFAQMGALSRRLDEPSAASRPFDADRDGFVIGEGSGMLVLEREADARARGAHVRAKLAGYGASADAHHMTAPDPEGAGVIQALRTALAAADVMPDEVDHVNAHGTSTPLNDAAEARALRKVLGEGAAVTSTKGVLGHTLGAAGAIEAALTVLTVEHGTVPPTANLQRLDPGVELDVVAGSVRRRGVEVAVSNSFGFGGQNAVLVVTAA, from the coding sequence ATGACCGCACGCACCCCACCCGCCACCGCCGTCACGGGGATCGGTCTGGTCACCGCCGCCGGCATCGGTACCGACGCCACCTGGCAGGGTGTGTGCGCGGGCAGGTCGGCCGCCGCCCGGAACCCGCTGCTGGCCGGCCTTTCCGTGGACATCTCCTGCACGGTCCCGGGTTTCTCCCCGCGCGAGCACGTGGGGCGGCGCAGTTCTCTGACTCAGGACCGGTTCATCCAGCTCTCCATCGCCGCGGCGCGCGAGGCCGTCGCCGACTCCGGCCTGGACCCGACGACGTGGGACGGCGCGCGCGTCGGCGTGGTCGTGGGCTGTGGTCTGGGCGGTGTGGCGACGTGGGAGACCCAGCACCGGCGCATGCTGGAACAGGGGCCGCAGGCGGTGTCCGCGCTGCTGATCCCGATGCTGGTGCCCAACATGGTCGCCGGCCACCTGGCCATGGACCTGCGCGCCACCGGCCCCAACCTCGTCACGGCGACGGCCTGCGCGTCCGGGGCCACCGCGATCGGAGCCGCACTGCAGCTACTGCGCGACGGCAGCTGCGACATCGTGATCGCGGGTGGCGGCGAAGCCGGCGTGAGTCCCCTCATGGTGACCGGCTTCGCCCAGATGGGGGCGCTGTCGAGGCGGCTCGACGAACCCTCCGCCGCCTCCCGGCCGTTCGACGCGGACCGCGACGGGTTCGTCATCGGCGAGGGCAGCGGCATGCTGGTCCTGGAGCGGGAGGCGGACGCACGGGCGCGTGGAGCACATGTCCGCGCGAAACTGGCCGGATACGGAGCCTCGGCCGACGCCCACCACATGACCGCCCCGGACCCCGAGGGCGCCGGCGTCATCCAGGCCCTGCGCACGGCGCTGGCCGCGGCGGACGTCATGCCCGACGAGGTGGATCACGTCAACGCCCACGGCACGTCCACGCCGCTCAACGACGCGGCGGAGGCGCGGGCACTGCGCAAGGTCCTCGGCGAGGGAGCCGCCGTCACGTCGACGAAGGGAGTCCTCGGCCACACCCTGGGAGCGGCCGGTGCGATCGAGGCCGCACTGACCGTGCTCACCGTCGAGCACGGGACCGTTCCCCCGACGGCCAACCTTCAACGGCTGGATCCCGGCGTCGAGTTGGACGTGGTCGCCGGGTCCGTGCGCCGGCGCGGCGTGGAGGTGGCGGTGAGCAACTCGTTCGGCTTCGGCGGCCAGAACGCCGTCCTGGTCGTGACGGCCGCGTGA
- a CDS encoding DUF6041 domain-containing protein → MTKRILILQRVVGVLYIIAGVGKFFPEIESVEQRLNDAADANHDIAVIGDFTDWLAKYPTGVTVFVAAAMVVSGLVLIRNRELVLAALYGQLVMLVCFVIVLVSSVPQILLLDAAFFAAAVHLIVVHRRAPAGSAHRRAEAGADTET, encoded by the coding sequence GTGACCAAACGAATCCTGATTCTGCAGCGCGTCGTCGGCGTCCTCTACATCATCGCGGGCGTCGGCAAGTTCTTCCCGGAGATCGAGTCGGTGGAGCAGCGCCTCAACGACGCCGCCGACGCCAACCACGACATCGCCGTGATCGGAGACTTCACCGACTGGCTCGCCAAGTACCCGACGGGCGTGACCGTCTTCGTCGCAGCCGCGATGGTCGTGAGCGGCCTGGTGCTGATCCGGAACCGGGAGCTGGTGCTCGCCGCGCTCTACGGGCAGCTGGTGATGCTGGTCTGCTTCGTGATCGTCCTGGTCAGCAGCGTGCCCCAGATCCTGCTGCTCGACGCCGCGTTCTTCGCCGCCGCCGTCCATCTGATCGTGGTGCACCGCCGGGCACCGGCCGGCTCCGCCCATCGCCGCGCCGAAGCCGGGGCGGACACAGAGACGTAA
- a CDS encoding DUF6206 family protein, with product MSFTVPHDELGHLEKQVQAALRTADDSSLDILGHGEVTLVLRLRTDHGAYACKRLPVFPDRARFERYRRSLDEYLRRLTDSGLNVADTQVWHTHRPAGRIVAYCVQRELPERRLCSRLLHTEDETWAKDFFSRFLDQVDRTVSPSLGLDAQASNWIDMGGELTYLDVTSPLMRDDKGREKLDVRLFFTSLPWVLRDAVRLSLSKSIFDKFYGTRGVLLDFLGNLHKERLDSLIPAFLDQANGRLTEPITAEEVAAYYRDDARMWELIQRLRKADRFWHLKVLRRPYPFLLPPPVDR from the coding sequence ATGTCCTTCACCGTTCCCCACGACGAACTCGGTCACCTCGAGAAGCAGGTCCAGGCCGCGCTGCGCACCGCCGACGACAGCTCCCTGGACATCCTGGGCCATGGCGAGGTCACCCTGGTGCTCCGGCTACGGACCGACCATGGTGCCTATGCCTGCAAACGGCTGCCGGTCTTCCCCGACCGCGCACGCTTCGAGCGTTACCGTCGCAGCCTCGACGAGTACTTGCGACGCCTCACCGACAGCGGCCTGAACGTCGCCGACACACAGGTGTGGCACACCCATCGACCGGCCGGGCGGATCGTGGCGTACTGCGTGCAACGCGAGCTGCCGGAGCGGCGGCTGTGCTCACGGCTCCTGCACACCGAGGACGAGACCTGGGCCAAGGACTTCTTCTCCCGGTTCCTCGACCAGGTGGACCGGACGGTCTCCCCCTCGCTCGGGCTGGACGCCCAGGCATCCAACTGGATCGACATGGGCGGCGAGTTGACGTACCTCGACGTGACCTCTCCGCTCATGCGGGACGACAAGGGCCGGGAGAAGCTCGACGTCCGACTCTTCTTCACCTCGCTGCCGTGGGTGCTGCGCGACGCGGTCCGGCTGTCGCTGAGCAAGTCGATCTTCGACAAGTTCTACGGCACGCGCGGTGTACTGCTGGACTTCCTCGGCAACCTCCACAAGGAGCGGCTCGACTCGCTGATCCCGGCCTTTCTGGATCAGGCCAACGGCCGCCTGACCGAGCCCATCACGGCTGAGGAGGTCGCTGCCTACTACCGCGATGACGCGCGGATGTGGGAGCTGATCCAGCGGCTGCGCAAGGCCGACCGCTTCTGGCACCTGAAGGTCCTGCGCCGCCCCTACCCGTTCCTGCTGCCGCCGCCCGTGGACCGCTGA
- a CDS encoding 4'-phosphopantetheinyl transferase family protein: protein MSTVTTPPARVTVTGLDDCLTLDPARPLYVCHVRGPLTLSVVSIAWLQAIGDRARTALESRHLSDAESAQARQLPLPKRRLEWLAGRLALKHGVCAYQRRHFDARTGTRDVHISAVADGLRAGRPWVDFPVEVGLSHSVDFAVAACGPRAVGIDVERTRRMPPMLTELLTRTPGAAKGTESVGVRAMPLSLRWACKEAVLKHFGFGLRVDPQEVELTGWRPDGRFSWRAGPGLRRHVSQGDGARFDSWAREVDGYSVALVWR, encoded by the coding sequence GTGAGCACCGTGACCACACCACCGGCCCGTGTCACGGTGACCGGGCTCGACGACTGCCTGACTCTCGATCCGGCGCGGCCCCTGTACGTCTGTCATGTGCGCGGGCCCCTGACCCTGTCCGTTGTGTCGATCGCATGGCTGCAGGCGATCGGCGACCGAGCGCGTACGGCCCTGGAGTCCCGGCACCTCAGCGATGCCGAGTCGGCGCAGGCACGGCAACTGCCCCTGCCCAAGCGGCGCTTGGAGTGGCTGGCGGGACGCCTGGCGCTCAAGCACGGGGTGTGCGCCTACCAGCGGCGGCACTTCGACGCGCGGACCGGCACCCGCGACGTCCACATCAGCGCCGTCGCCGACGGCCTGCGGGCCGGCAGGCCGTGGGTCGACTTCCCGGTCGAGGTCGGGCTGTCCCACTCGGTGGACTTCGCCGTCGCCGCGTGCGGACCGCGCGCCGTCGGCATCGACGTCGAGCGCACCCGGCGCATGCCGCCGATGCTCACGGAGCTGCTCACTCGCACGCCCGGTGCGGCGAAGGGCACGGAGTCCGTCGGTGTGCGGGCCATGCCGCTGTCATTGCGCTGGGCGTGCAAGGAGGCGGTGCTGAAGCACTTCGGTTTCGGCCTGCGCGTCGACCCGCAAGAGGTCGAGTTGACCGGCTGGCGTCCCGACGGCCGCTTCTCGTGGCGTGCCGGGCCGGGCCTGAGGCGTCATGTGTCCCAGGGCGACGGGGCGCGGTTCGACAGTTGGGCACGCGAAGTCGACGGCTACTCCGTGGCGTTGGTGTGGCGATAG
- a CDS encoding nitroreductase family protein, with protein MTSTSPSQSAPANRGVAFQDALQAAAEIAAYSPSSHNCQPWGVGWAIGAAARHTAVALLADTAEQTGAGCGPAARNEVEYLVLALDRARQLTALSSHGVEMLVSCGAYGEILLRALAAQGWRADRVRFVDPAPAAHGLKDDDPDRIFGGRWPRAWMPLCVVRLSHAPTPSGDLAELRDTVRARHTNRGPYRPDRIEPAVLAGLSTTRSGLSLFRAAPGGDSEVTVRHVVADAERAAVGDLVSRHGGRDFSHRAAWRETHSFIRRDEADAETSGDGFTLGQLFGPMSPPRRFGMRIALAPVTMRILRHVGYHRILARQLAAMVRCSPAAVALCFDDGAPGAESVVRGGAVLADYWLGATRAGLVLHPVSVILQHDDVRAELEQRLGLPGRAFFVSRLGHAVTAFPPSRRLAASHALRLV; from the coding sequence GTGACATCGACATCCCCCTCCCAGTCCGCTCCCGCGAACCGGGGCGTAGCGTTCCAGGACGCGCTCCAGGCGGCGGCCGAGATCGCCGCCTACAGTCCGTCCTCGCACAACTGCCAGCCCTGGGGCGTCGGTTGGGCGATCGGCGCGGCCGCTCGGCACACCGCGGTGGCACTGCTCGCGGACACTGCCGAGCAGACCGGAGCCGGCTGCGGTCCCGCCGCGCGGAACGAGGTCGAGTATCTGGTCCTCGCCCTCGACCGCGCACGGCAGCTCACGGCGCTCTCCTCGCACGGGGTCGAGATGCTGGTCAGCTGCGGCGCGTACGGAGAGATCCTGCTGCGGGCCCTGGCCGCCCAGGGCTGGCGGGCCGACCGGGTCCGCTTCGTCGACCCGGCCCCAGCGGCCCACGGGCTGAAGGACGACGACCCCGACCGGATCTTCGGTGGCCGATGGCCGCGTGCCTGGATGCCGCTGTGCGTTGTCCGGCTGTCACACGCGCCCACCCCCTCGGGTGACCTCGCCGAGCTGCGCGACACCGTGCGCGCCCGGCACACCAACCGGGGCCCCTACCGTCCCGACAGGATCGAGCCCGCCGTGCTGGCGGGACTGTCGACGACACGATCGGGGCTTTCGCTGTTCCGGGCGGCACCGGGGGGCGACTCAGAGGTCACCGTCCGCCATGTGGTGGCCGATGCCGAGCGCGCCGCGGTCGGCGACCTCGTCTCTCGGCACGGCGGGCGCGACTTCAGCCACCGTGCCGCCTGGCGGGAGACGCACTCGTTCATACGCCGCGACGAGGCCGACGCCGAGACCAGCGGTGACGGCTTCACTCTCGGTCAGCTCTTCGGACCGATGTCGCCGCCGCGTCGATTCGGGATGCGGATCGCCCTGGCACCCGTGACCATGCGGATCCTGCGGCACGTGGGCTACCACCGGATCCTCGCTCGCCAACTCGCCGCCATGGTGCGGTGCTCTCCCGCCGCCGTCGCCCTGTGCTTCGACGACGGGGCACCCGGCGCCGAGTCCGTCGTCCGCGGCGGCGCCGTTCTGGCCGACTACTGGCTCGGCGCGACCCGCGCCGGACTGGTCCTGCATCCCGTGAGCGTCATCCTCCAGCACGACGATGTCCGGGCCGAGTTGGAGCAACGGCTCGGCCTGCCCGGGCGGGCGTTCTTCGTGAGCAGACTGGGACATGCGGTCACGGCATTCCCGCCGTCGCGCCGACTCGCAGCGTCCCACGCACTGCGACTCGTTTGA
- a CDS encoding response regulator transcription factor gives MIIRVLICCEDAILGAGMRALLDQQPDITVIGNTTGAESAAAAERQQPDVLVIVSPALTVEHKRELAALSIGTKVVLIAKAENAPRSIEALRVGVRAVLTPGTSADELVHVLRAVSAGGAIVMPEEARPSLLHHPPDETSSTPAASLVTNLTPRESEVIVLLAQGKSNAEIAEKMSVSTATVRTHVHHLLRKLGVGTRAQAVAVAYESGLISAIGRKSAT, from the coding sequence GTGATCATCCGCGTACTCATTTGCTGCGAGGATGCAATCCTGGGTGCCGGGATGCGAGCGCTGCTCGACCAGCAGCCCGACATCACCGTGATCGGCAACACGACCGGCGCCGAATCCGCAGCAGCCGCCGAGAGGCAGCAGCCTGACGTCCTCGTGATCGTGTCACCTGCGCTGACCGTGGAGCACAAGCGGGAACTCGCCGCCCTGTCCATCGGCACGAAGGTGGTCCTCATCGCGAAGGCGGAGAACGCACCGCGCTCCATCGAGGCCCTGCGCGTCGGCGTCCGGGCGGTCCTGACTCCGGGCACCTCGGCCGACGAGCTGGTCCACGTACTGCGGGCGGTCAGCGCCGGCGGGGCCATCGTCATGCCCGAAGAGGCCAGGCCCAGCCTCCTCCACCACCCACCGGACGAGACCTCCTCGACGCCGGCCGCGAGCCTGGTGACCAACCTGACACCACGGGAATCCGAAGTGATTGTGCTGCTCGCCCAAGGGAAGTCCAATGCCGAGATAGCTGAAAAGATGTCTGTTTCCACGGCGACGGTACGGACCCACGTTCACCATTTACTGAGGAAGCTCGGAGTGGGCACGCGCGCCCAGGCCGTAGCCGTCGCCTACGAGTCGGGGCTCATCTCCGCCATCGGGCGAAAATCGGCCACCTGA
- a CDS encoding RedY protein — protein sequence MTIIIHRIQLHDGVEADHFEKWVREVDYATCPELPSVLAFGVQRVARSPHYFEIIEVTSREEFERDMESSQFQRLVADFGQMAKVLEEVTGERIGDGYRA from the coding sequence ATTCACCGCATACAACTGCACGACGGCGTCGAAGCCGACCACTTCGAGAAGTGGGTACGGGAGGTCGACTACGCGACCTGCCCCGAGCTACCCAGCGTCCTCGCCTTCGGTGTTCAGCGGGTAGCCCGGTCCCCTCACTACTTCGAGATCATCGAGGTGACCAGTCGCGAGGAGTTCGAGCGCGACATGGAAAGCTCACAGTTTCAGCGGCTCGTCGCGGACTTCGGCCAAATGGCGAAAGTCCTGGAGGAAGTGACGGGAGAGCGGATCGGTGATGGGTACCGGGCGTAG